A region of Pleionea litopenaei DNA encodes the following proteins:
- a CDS encoding autotransporter assembly complex protein TamA: MLNLSVKSPNHRICGRVISRLLLLSFGIFSILSVHSEEQPLQGTPIDITGIEDQLLENVKAHLDVQDETLTFSTLGLPRSNEYILRKSNAALQAFGYYRPTLDLTGDHRHWYLTIQPGPETKWQSIDLKIKDNIVLPEALSNLVNNLGLVTGQTVNHERYQTTKNKLLSTARHKGFLSAHFSTSQLIVAKDFTTADIHWVLELGPRYTIKSVQFSENKFSGDLLQSYVDIQQGDFYDADLLVKIQQQLNRSGFFESVGIDQDIDDQHHTVAVTFDVLSRAKYELKTSLGYGTDSRGRIGVEWKDQQVNLEGHRYSIAAEANSLSQSVAFIYRIPLQTPGSEWLGRASYQIKDDSIASSKISSFESRWIIKQSDFWTQQFAATIATEENSQNATIESYLEYLVPSWQVDYYSTRDPFRAEKGFHWRSIVRMSDDVISDPTLDFWQWEQNLKWIQPISEHWRFLSRTSVGLTIMKDQDFINNMPTSYRFFAGGDTSVRGYAYQTLGPTNNLDEVIGGKYLFTQSLEVDWQFKDNWRWAWFVDAGNAFSSDTNQSLYKSVGTGIRWVTPVGSVRLDVAKALDLTEEWRWHITIGPDL; the protein is encoded by the coding sequence ATGTTGAACTTATCCGTTAAATCCCCAAATCATCGTATTTGCGGCCGAGTAATATCACGTCTATTGCTGCTTTCATTTGGTATCTTTTCAATATTGAGTGTTCATAGTGAAGAACAACCTTTGCAAGGTACGCCTATTGATATCACGGGTATCGAGGATCAACTTCTCGAAAACGTAAAAGCCCACCTCGATGTACAAGACGAAACCTTAACCTTTTCAACGCTTGGCCTACCACGCTCTAATGAATATATTCTAAGAAAGAGTAACGCAGCACTGCAGGCATTCGGTTATTATCGACCGACGTTAGATCTAACCGGTGATCACCGTCATTGGTATTTAACGATTCAACCAGGTCCAGAAACCAAGTGGCAATCGATTGATCTGAAAATAAAAGACAACATTGTATTGCCGGAAGCATTAAGCAATCTGGTCAATAATCTTGGTCTGGTCACTGGGCAAACCGTCAATCATGAGCGGTACCAAACGACTAAAAACAAACTTCTCTCAACCGCTCGTCATAAAGGTTTCTTAAGCGCTCACTTTAGTACGAGTCAACTTATCGTTGCGAAAGACTTCACCACTGCAGACATCCATTGGGTACTAGAGTTAGGCCCGCGATATACCATTAAATCTGTTCAGTTTAGCGAAAATAAGTTTTCAGGCGACCTACTGCAAAGTTATGTCGATATCCAACAAGGCGACTTTTACGATGCCGACTTACTGGTGAAAATTCAGCAACAATTAAACCGTTCTGGATTTTTCGAAAGTGTCGGTATCGATCAAGACATTGATGATCAACATCATACCGTTGCGGTGACCTTCGATGTATTAAGTCGAGCAAAATACGAATTAAAAACCAGCCTCGGTTATGGAACGGACTCTCGCGGAAGAATTGGAGTTGAGTGGAAAGATCAACAAGTCAATCTTGAGGGTCATCGTTATAGCATTGCCGCAGAGGCAAACTCATTGAGCCAAAGTGTCGCCTTTATCTACCGAATTCCTCTACAAACACCAGGAAGCGAATGGTTAGGCAGAGCGTCCTATCAAATAAAAGATGACTCCATCGCTTCCAGTAAAATCAGTTCATTCGAAAGTCGTTGGATCATTAAACAATCGGATTTCTGGACTCAACAGTTTGCCGCGACCATTGCAACGGAAGAAAACTCTCAGAATGCGACAATAGAAAGCTACTTAGAATATCTGGTGCCAAGCTGGCAAGTTGACTACTACAGTACTCGCGATCCGTTTCGAGCGGAAAAAGGGTTTCACTGGCGCTCTATTGTTAGAATGAGTGATGACGTCATTAGTGATCCAACGCTGGATTTTTGGCAATGGGAACAAAATTTAAAATGGATTCAACCAATAAGTGAGCATTGGCGATTTTTAAGTCGTACTTCGGTTGGGCTCACCATTATGAAAGATCAAGATTTTATCAATAATATGCCGACGAGCTATCGATTCTTTGCTGGCGGAGATACTTCGGTTCGTGGTTATGCTTATCAAACCTTGGGCCCGACGAACAATCTCGATGAAGTGATCGGTGGAAAGTATTTATTCACTCAATCACTCGAAGTCGACTGGCAGTTTAAAGACAACTGGCGTTGGGCTTGGTTTGTCGATGCTGGTAATGCGTTTAGTTCAGACACCAATCAATCGCTTTATAAGTCAGTAGGTACCGGTATTCGATGGGTTACCCCCGTTGGATCAGTACGCCTCGATGTAGCTAAAGCACTTGACCTAACCGAAGAGTGGCGATGGCATATTACGATAGGTCCGGATTTATGA
- a CDS encoding patatin-like phospholipase family protein produces the protein MNKKIGLALGSGAARGISHFGIIRALHQQGVKPDIICGTSMGALIGAAYVTGHLSALEQWFKEQTTRKMLSHLDINLFASGGIADGEQFIHFLKTEFGDYRIEDLPIPFAAVACDMNSGKEVWLTEGSIWDAVRASGAYPGLLTPVKREHQWLMDGGVVNPVPVTVCRALGATHVIGVNLNHDLLAPKEPPTPKERGSLFKLENTAIGKVSSKIKQSINERFSFGSKEKENAPGIMDVIACTVNIMQDRITRSRLAGDPADIIFNPRLSHIGFLETDKSEEIINEGEQCVLRNLEQLSHLN, from the coding sequence ATGAATAAAAAAATCGGTTTAGCCTTAGGCAGCGGAGCAGCCAGAGGAATCAGCCACTTCGGCATTATTCGAGCATTGCATCAACAGGGTGTAAAGCCTGATATTATTTGCGGCACATCGATGGGCGCACTGATCGGTGCCGCTTATGTGACGGGTCATTTAAGTGCTTTAGAACAATGGTTCAAAGAGCAAACCACTCGAAAAATGCTCAGCCATCTAGATATCAATCTCTTCGCCAGTGGTGGAATTGCCGATGGCGAACAGTTTATCCACTTCTTGAAAACCGAGTTTGGTGATTATCGAATTGAAGATCTTCCCATTCCTTTTGCCGCCGTCGCTTGTGATATGAACTCGGGAAAAGAAGTGTGGCTCACAGAAGGTTCGATTTGGGATGCAGTTCGAGCATCAGGCGCTTACCCAGGTTTATTAACCCCAGTAAAGCGTGAGCATCAATGGCTTATGGATGGCGGCGTCGTCAACCCTGTTCCGGTAACCGTTTGTCGAGCGCTTGGCGCAACCCATGTTATAGGCGTTAACCTAAATCATGATTTACTGGCCCCGAAAGAACCTCCTACTCCGAAAGAACGAGGTTCCTTATTCAAACTTGAAAATACGGCCATCGGCAAGGTCAGCTCTAAAATCAAACAATCCATTAATGAGCGGTTTTCATTTGGCTCAAAAGAAAAGGAAAACGCGCCTGGTATCATGGACGTTATTGCTTGCACCGTTAATATCATGCAAGATCGGATTACTCGAAGCCGCTTGGCTGGAGATCCTGCCGATATCATTTTTAACCCTAGGTTATCTCACATAGGCTTTCTCGAAACGGATAAATCCGAAGAAATTATTAACGAAGGAGAACAGTGCGTGTTAAGAAATTTAGAGCAACTGAGTCATTTAAATTAG
- a CDS encoding DUF2799 domain-containing protein, which produces MVKPFIKVGLMVSAVIGLQSCATLSKDECHTADWRTIGFEDGSRGYSSQRIASHREACAEYGVTPNLELYITGHRQGVRNYCVPSRGFSLGRSGSQYNNICPADLEPDFLASYRQGQEVHAIEQEIRNIDRDMNAVDKERSDLILEIEKNEKMIVANSTSPKLRRELLEQNKKLEELILEKDDEFHRLESQKNYLDRQVDRLLRNRG; this is translated from the coding sequence ATGGTAAAGCCTTTTATTAAAGTTGGACTGATGGTTTCCGCTGTTATTGGATTACAGAGCTGTGCAACCCTATCAAAAGACGAGTGTCATACCGCAGATTGGAGAACCATAGGGTTTGAAGATGGCTCAAGAGGCTATAGCTCGCAACGTATTGCTAGCCATAGAGAGGCTTGTGCTGAGTACGGCGTGACCCCAAATTTAGAGCTTTACATAACGGGACATCGTCAAGGCGTTCGAAATTACTGTGTTCCGAGCCGAGGATTTTCATTGGGTCGTAGTGGTTCACAATACAATAATATTTGCCCTGCAGATTTAGAGCCTGACTTTTTAGCGAGCTACCGTCAAGGACAAGAAGTACATGCGATTGAACAAGAAATCCGCAATATTGACCGTGATATGAATGCCGTCGACAAAGAAAGAAGCGATCTTATCCTAGAGATTGAGAAAAATGAGAAAATGATTGTTGCGAATAGCACATCACCAAAGCTACGGCGTGAACTGCTCGAACAGAATAAGAAGTTAGAAGAGTTGATTCTCGAAAAAGATGATGAGTTTCACCGCTTAGAGTCGCAAAAAAATTACTTAGATCGTCAAGTCGACCGGTTACTGAGAAATCGCGGCTAG
- a CDS encoding translocation/assembly module TamB domain-containing protein, which produces MKSILRTFLLLILGLFIVSAIAFGWVYNTTEGLQFALNRAQPYLPKELQLGTVQGTLAHGTQIDSVEWRSESMNISGKNISIKCHWLELLFDQVWCSNIHSENINIVTYGNEQESFSSDLHELPIPPDVRLPWIIRLDEVEANSITLLSQSISSQQTLSETQIDDVLLEKFLWQGNALSVENIEAQINQVNLKMSAELSPQDGWPATINAQVKALGHALTLDVSGELLKQSKGKLVFQTSELSEETVRAQGDFELDYNAGKPKLKLLTTLADARLDRIASELVVVQATNQLSLDWPRLESKLSSQFTFNKDELELNQSLQVQSLLDWRHLASGNLVLAGNLEQTVDQYMSLDQIIRPNVPVSLPTQIDLDWRLSNGALELTKGNFQLSEISATVLASANVNKLPYEDLSVSIKTNMDKQPDWLITNIEHLNSVNKLSHKNTHSPLEISSNGSLANITMPQIRAEKLSWNYKSNEKLNVAILLDEAYVELNDLPTLKLHDLQLNANGLLKKHQFQLSTKINQADFEATGEGVLDTGWTLKDFRSTLKHNDQSASITSTQMELLDSGLTIDNLCLQQRGYWCNTGSLVQSDWHLSSSLKLFDVATIQSWSDVLGFSLPFELAGVLNGSATVSGKSDQINQFDIDLKSPVLSFQDTSSALVFTEMVFKSSHQNKTYQLAATWEHFAEQSQWSHFELSSAAGSGQLIAQVNTLNDWSIALEQPQIATNLSSTTSEDSMSFLFEIPISNFQLNLSLQQDKLLGDTYVQLFDNDWAKLDWQSNWPMNTDSRIKGNGEFSLTQFDWLKRWQSRIDELDINWQHKTTFSGTLAHPNFTGNGQLKVQEFVMEELGLNIKDSYLDIQSVMDTFTLQGTLLNQQGKLDLNGEVKISPELSGFANLKGDKLTIIDSKEQKIVVSPKLFAEYKDNHLNVNGDLLIDEAKISVNKIPQNKVSVSEDQILLVNPKLNPSPFTYRVALNLALGETASFTGLGLSSDITGKLKLLAETGQAIKLEGQLRLINGKFEAYKQALEIEQGQLIFLGAADNPGIQIAASRKIDDIKVGVYADGSLLDPKLTLFSEPAMPEENIVALLLTGRSIESLSSNEGNALANAVIGLGVEGANRIAGKIGQALGIESIKITSSSTAETSRVNIETQVNERLSVGYGTTIDSQNQTQTGWIIEYKLTPKLSFEAISGEEISTSLTYRTKFGRDKKNEKESEN; this is translated from the coding sequence ATGAAGTCTATTCTCCGAACCTTCTTACTGCTAATTTTGGGGCTATTCATTGTTAGCGCCATTGCATTTGGTTGGGTTTATAACACCACTGAAGGGCTACAGTTTGCACTTAATCGCGCGCAACCCTACCTTCCCAAAGAACTTCAACTCGGCACAGTGCAGGGAACACTCGCTCATGGAACACAAATAGACTCCGTTGAGTGGCGTTCTGAGTCGATGAATATTAGCGGAAAAAACATTTCGATAAAGTGTCACTGGTTAGAGCTATTATTTGATCAAGTTTGGTGTTCAAACATTCACTCTGAAAACATAAACATCGTTACTTATGGCAATGAACAGGAAAGTTTTTCGAGCGATTTACATGAATTGCCTATTCCTCCTGATGTTCGTTTACCCTGGATTATAAGGCTCGATGAAGTTGAAGCGAACAGCATCACACTGCTTTCTCAATCCATTTCAAGCCAACAAACTTTGAGTGAGACTCAAATCGATGATGTTCTACTAGAAAAGTTCCTTTGGCAAGGTAATGCGTTATCCGTTGAAAATATCGAAGCCCAAATTAACCAGGTTAATTTGAAAATGTCTGCGGAGCTCTCTCCTCAGGATGGCTGGCCAGCCACTATTAATGCTCAGGTAAAGGCTTTAGGACATGCGCTGACTTTAGATGTAAGTGGCGAGTTACTAAAACAATCGAAAGGAAAACTGGTCTTTCAAACCTCTGAGTTAAGTGAAGAAACCGTTCGAGCTCAAGGTGATTTTGAACTGGATTACAATGCTGGAAAACCAAAACTTAAACTACTAACCACCCTCGCCGATGCACGCCTCGATCGAATAGCCAGCGAACTGGTTGTCGTTCAAGCGACCAATCAGTTATCTTTAGACTGGCCAAGGTTAGAATCAAAACTATCCAGTCAGTTTACCTTCAATAAAGACGAGCTCGAATTGAACCAATCGCTTCAGGTTCAGTCATTGCTCGATTGGCGACATCTAGCGTCAGGTAATTTAGTGTTAGCGGGAAACCTTGAACAAACCGTCGACCAATACATGTCACTCGACCAAATAATACGTCCAAATGTTCCGGTCAGTTTGCCGACCCAAATCGACCTCGATTGGAGACTCTCTAATGGAGCGCTTGAGTTAACAAAAGGCAACTTTCAACTGTCAGAAATATCGGCCACTGTTTTAGCCAGCGCCAATGTCAATAAGCTACCCTATGAGGATCTTTCTGTCAGTATTAAAACGAATATGGATAAGCAGCCTGATTGGTTAATCACTAATATTGAGCATTTAAACTCAGTTAACAAGTTATCACATAAAAATACCCATAGCCCATTAGAGATCAGCTCAAATGGCTCGCTAGCGAACATTACTATGCCACAAATACGAGCAGAGAAATTGAGCTGGAATTATAAAAGCAACGAAAAGCTCAATGTTGCTATTTTATTAGATGAAGCCTATGTCGAGTTAAACGATCTACCAACATTGAAGCTACATGATCTTCAATTAAACGCGAATGGCTTGCTGAAAAAACATCAATTTCAGTTGTCTACTAAAATCAATCAAGCGGACTTCGAAGCAACCGGAGAAGGCGTGCTTGACACTGGGTGGACGCTTAAGGATTTTCGCTCAACGCTAAAGCACAACGACCAGTCAGCATCAATCACATCCACCCAAATGGAACTGCTAGATAGTGGCCTCACAATCGACAACTTATGTTTACAACAACGCGGCTACTGGTGTAACACAGGTAGCTTAGTACAAAGCGATTGGCATTTATCAAGCTCACTCAAGCTATTTGATGTCGCAACCATTCAGAGTTGGAGTGACGTATTAGGATTTTCTCTACCCTTTGAATTGGCAGGCGTACTCAATGGCTCAGCAACCGTCAGCGGCAAAAGCGATCAGATCAATCAGTTCGATATTGATTTAAAAAGCCCAGTACTTAGCTTTCAAGATACGAGTAGCGCGTTAGTGTTTACTGAAATGGTCTTTAAGTCTAGTCATCAAAACAAGACTTACCAACTGGCCGCAACATGGGAGCATTTTGCAGAACAGAGTCAGTGGTCTCATTTTGAACTTAGTTCAGCGGCTGGTTCTGGTCAATTAATTGCGCAAGTAAATACACTAAATGATTGGTCAATAGCCCTTGAGCAACCGCAGATTGCAACGAATCTTTCAAGTACAACCAGTGAAGACTCGATGTCATTTTTATTCGAAATACCAATTTCAAATTTTCAACTCAACCTATCATTACAGCAAGATAAACTGCTCGGTGATACGTACGTTCAATTGTTTGATAATGACTGGGCTAAGCTAGATTGGCAAAGCAATTGGCCAATGAATACTGATAGTCGTATTAAAGGAAATGGTGAGTTTTCGCTGACGCAATTTGATTGGCTAAAACGATGGCAAAGTCGAATTGACGAACTCGATATCAATTGGCAACACAAAACAACCTTTAGCGGAACCTTAGCGCACCCTAACTTTACTGGTAATGGTCAATTAAAAGTACAAGAATTTGTAATGGAGGAGTTAGGCCTCAATATCAAAGACTCCTATCTCGATATTCAGTCCGTGATGGATACATTTACTTTACAAGGCACATTACTTAATCAACAAGGAAAATTGGATTTAAATGGCGAAGTTAAAATTTCACCTGAACTATCAGGCTTTGCAAATTTAAAAGGCGATAAGCTAACCATCATCGATTCTAAAGAGCAGAAGATTGTTGTCTCACCCAAATTGTTCGCTGAATATAAAGACAATCACCTCAATGTAAACGGCGATCTATTGATTGATGAAGCTAAAATCAGTGTAAATAAAATACCCCAGAATAAAGTCTCCGTTTCTGAAGACCAAATTTTACTCGTTAATCCAAAACTCAACCCAAGTCCTTTTACCTATCGTGTTGCGCTCAATTTAGCCTTGGGTGAAACGGCATCGTTCACTGGATTAGGTTTGAGCAGTGATATTACGGGCAAGCTAAAACTACTGGCTGAAACTGGTCAGGCAATTAAGCTTGAGGGTCAGCTTCGACTCATTAATGGTAAATTTGAGGCGTATAAGCAAGCCTTAGAAATAGAACAAGGGCAGTTAATATTTTTGGGTGCTGCCGATAACCCAGGCATTCAAATTGCTGCGTCGAGAAAGATTGATGATATAAAAGTTGGGGTATACGCCGATGGTTCATTATTAGACCCAAAGCTTACACTCTTTTCTGAACCTGCCATGCCAGAAGAAAATATTGTAGCCCTTCTCCTAACAGGTCGTTCAATAGAGTCACTTTCGAGTAATGAAGGCAACGCTCTTGCCAATGCGGTGATAGGACTGGGTGTTGAAGGTGCAAACCGTATTGCGGGAAAGATTGGTCAAGCCTTAGGAATTGAAAGCATTAAGATAACCAGCAGTAGCACGGCCGAAACTTCTCGCGTAAATATCGAAACGCAAGTCAATGAGCGCTTGAGCGTTGGTTATGGAACCACAATAGACTCACAAAACCAAACTCAAACAGGCTGGATCATTGAGTACAAGCTCACGCCAAAACTCAGTTTTGAAGCCATCAGTGGCGAAGAAATCAGTACCAGTTTGACGTATCGGACCAAATTTGGTCGTGATAAGAAAAATGAGAAAGAATCTGAAAATTAG